The Candidatus Accumulibacter similis genome has a segment encoding these proteins:
- a CDS encoding BrnT family toxin, whose amino-acid sequence MYLRRMRHAWDEARRHAHLKKHGRNLATTARVFAGPLLPIDDDREDHGEQRVVGIGLPDLLMVQIVPVEPVAASRDTPLRKADSDETDLPYRYAGCFWQRAESPAAVREPVGRGASTSCSTRRSSSMSRRWPADIATR is encoded by the coding sequence GTGTATCTTCGGCGCATGCGTCATGCTTGGGATGAAGCCAGGCGACACGCGCACCTGAAGAAGCACGGACGGAATTTGGCCACCACGGCAAGGGTGTTCGCTGGCCCGCTGCTGCCGATCGACGATGATCGGGAGGACCATGGCGAGCAGCGCGTGGTCGGCATTGGCCTTCCGGATTTGCTGATGGTGCAGATCGTGCCTGTTGAACCCGTCGCGGCAAGCCGCGACACTCCACTGCGCAAGGCAGACAGCGATGAAACGGACCTCCCCTACCGATACGCCGGATGCTTCTGGCAACGTGCCGAGTCGCCGGCCGCGGTTCGAGAGCCTGTTGGCCGCGGCGCATCGACATCATGCTCGACGCGCCGATCGTCGAGCATGTCAAGGCGCTGGCCGGCGGACATCGCCACCAGATGA
- a CDS encoding HDOD domain-containing protein produces the protein MERYEILKKIAVEIERGEVSFPTSAVVALRLKRALDDPGCPLDHAARLVQAEPLLAAKVVAVANSTVCNRSGRPITDVRTAVLRLGFRYLRALASAVVSRQLAAPATARDRELADRLWQHTAHVAALAQVLARRVTRLDPETALFAGIVHEVGAFYLISRTRDHPGLLDEDFPAWSESGEAEVGRAVLKALAVPQPIIDAIEVCWQGFLAMPPTTLGDTLLLADELAPVESPLRDLDGCPREGMAASIDLLVGEETLRDILRESAADVASLTAALQS, from the coding sequence GTGGAACGTTACGAAATCCTGAAGAAGATCGCGGTGGAAATCGAGCGCGGCGAGGTCAGCTTCCCGACCAGCGCGGTCGTCGCGCTGCGGCTCAAGCGCGCGCTCGACGATCCCGGCTGTCCGCTCGACCACGCGGCGCGGCTGGTGCAGGCCGAACCGCTGCTGGCAGCCAAGGTCGTCGCCGTCGCCAACTCGACCGTCTGCAACCGCTCCGGCCGGCCGATCACCGACGTCCGCACGGCGGTCCTGCGGCTTGGCTTTCGCTATCTGCGCGCGCTGGCCAGCGCCGTCGTCAGCCGGCAACTGGCGGCGCCGGCAACGGCGAGAGATCGCGAGCTGGCCGACCGCCTGTGGCAACACACCGCCCACGTCGCCGCACTGGCGCAGGTCCTCGCCCGCCGCGTCACCCGCCTCGACCCTGAGACGGCGCTGTTTGCCGGCATCGTGCACGAAGTCGGCGCCTTCTACCTGATCTCGCGCACGCGCGACCATCCGGGCCTGCTCGACGAGGACTTTCCGGCCTGGAGCGAAAGCGGCGAGGCCGAGGTCGGACGGGCGGTGCTCAAGGCGCTGGCGGTGCCGCAGCCGATCATCGATGCCATCGAGGTCTGCTGGCAGGGCTTTCTCGCCATGCCGCCGACGACGCTGGGTGATACGCTGCTGCTCGCCGACGAGCTGGCACCGGTCGAAAGCCCGCTGCGCGACCTCGACGGCTGTCCACGCGAAGGGATGGCGGCATCGATCGACCTGCTCGTCGGCGAGGAGACGCTGCGCGACATCCTGCGCGAATCGGCAGCGGATGTCGCCTCGCTGACGGCGGCGCTGCAGTCGTGA
- a CDS encoding chemotaxis response regulator protein-glutamate methylesterase yields the protein MTEQRPTARARTRLLVVDDSAVVRQAVAQAVARACDIELVATAADPLFAMEKMRRDWPDVIILDVEMPRMDGLSFLRALMAERPTPVIICSSLATAGSETLAQALAAGAFSVIGKPRLGVKAFLEDASNDILTAVRAAARANVGPLRRAAAATGSLAGAAPPLAAAQSLHRADVILTAGTTPVLQTTDKVIAIGTSTGGTQALEAILTSLPKTVPGIVVVQHMPERFTAMFAERLDSLAAIEVREARSHDRVLPGRALIAPGGRHMLLKRSGAQYHVEVVDGPPVNRHRPSVDVLFRSVARFAGRNAVGVIMTGMGDDGARGLKEMRDAGAATIAQDEASCVVFGMPREAIRLGAVEQVLPLSQIATALVAADR from the coding sequence ATGACGGAGCAACGACCGACGGCAAGGGCAAGAACCCGGCTGCTGGTGGTCGACGACTCGGCCGTCGTTCGCCAGGCGGTGGCGCAGGCGGTCGCACGAGCGTGCGACATCGAACTCGTGGCCACGGCTGCCGATCCGCTGTTCGCCATGGAGAAGATGCGCCGGGACTGGCCGGACGTGATCATTCTCGACGTCGAGATGCCGCGCATGGACGGCCTCTCGTTCCTGCGCGCGCTGATGGCCGAACGCCCGACACCGGTGATCATCTGCTCGTCGCTGGCTACCGCTGGCAGCGAGACGCTGGCCCAGGCGCTGGCGGCCGGTGCCTTCAGCGTCATCGGCAAGCCCAGACTCGGGGTGAAAGCCTTTCTCGAGGATGCGTCGAACGACATTCTCACCGCCGTGCGCGCCGCCGCCCGCGCCAATGTAGGCCCGCTGCGCCGCGCAGCCGCCGCGACCGGATCCCTGGCCGGCGCGGCGCCGCCGCTCGCGGCGGCACAATCGCTCCACCGTGCCGACGTCATCCTGACCGCCGGCACGACGCCGGTGCTGCAGACGACCGACAAGGTCATCGCCATCGGCACGTCGACCGGCGGCACACAGGCGCTCGAGGCAATCCTGACCAGCCTGCCGAAGACCGTGCCGGGAATCGTCGTCGTCCAGCACATGCCCGAGCGCTTCACGGCGATGTTCGCCGAACGGCTCGATTCGCTGGCGGCGATCGAGGTCCGCGAAGCACGCTCGCACGACCGCGTGCTGCCGGGCAGAGCGCTGATCGCGCCGGGCGGCAGGCACATGCTGCTCAAGCGCAGCGGCGCCCAGTACCACGTCGAGGTCGTCGATGGGCCGCCGGTCAATCGTCACCGGCCGTCGGTCGATGTCCTCTTCCGCTCGGTCGCCCGCTTCGCCGGTCGCAATGCCGTAGGCGTGATCATGACCGGCATGGGCGACGACGGCGCGCGCGGCCTGAAGGAGATGCGCGATGCCGGCGCGGCGACGATCGCCCAGGACGAGGCTTCGTGCGTCGTCTTCGGCATGCCCAGGGAGGCGATCAGGCTGGGCGCCGTCGAGCAGGTGCTGCCACTGTCGCAGATCGCGACGGCGCTGGTCGCTGCCGACCGCTGA
- a CDS encoding protein-glutamate O-methyltransferase CheR → MHPSRPAITDREFALFQRLIHRLAGISLSDAKRVLLVGRLGRRLEHLGLTSYSEYYRLLASGDDPDEVQKMVDLLTTNETYFFREPQHFDFLRDLVRRETTTGGPFRVWSGASSSGEEAYSMAMVLAEHCLQRPWEVFGSDISMSVLAKAQAGVYSQERISGIPPVCLRKYCLKGVRGQEGKLLIDNQLRQRVRFAQVNLTLPITGVGHFDVIFLRNVMIYFDAETKRKVIGNMLPCLKPGGHFVVGHAESLHGLTDRLRTVRPTIYRKPD, encoded by the coding sequence ATGCACCCTTCCCGACCAGCCATCACCGACCGGGAGTTCGCCCTCTTCCAGCGACTGATCCACCGGCTCGCTGGAATCAGCCTGTCCGATGCCAAGCGCGTGCTGCTCGTCGGCCGCCTCGGCCGCCGCCTCGAACATCTCGGCCTCACCAGCTACAGCGAATACTACCGGCTGCTCGCATCGGGCGACGATCCGGACGAGGTGCAGAAGATGGTCGATCTGCTGACGACCAACGAGACCTACTTCTTCCGCGAACCGCAGCACTTCGATTTTCTGCGCGACCTGGTGCGCCGGGAGACGACAACGGGCGGGCCCTTCCGGGTCTGGAGTGGCGCGAGCTCGAGCGGCGAGGAAGCGTACTCGATGGCGATGGTGCTCGCCGAGCACTGCCTGCAGCGACCGTGGGAGGTGTTCGGCTCCGACATCAGCATGAGCGTGCTGGCGAAGGCGCAGGCCGGCGTATACTCTCAGGAGCGGATCTCGGGAATCCCGCCGGTGTGCCTGCGCAAGTACTGCCTCAAGGGGGTCCGCGGACAGGAAGGCAAACTGCTGATCGACAACCAGCTCCGACAACGGGTCCGTTTCGCGCAGGTGAACCTGACCTTGCCGATCACCGGCGTCGGCCACTTCGACGTCATCTTCCTGCGCAACGTCATGATCTACTTCGATGCCGAGACGAAGCGCAAGGTGATCGGCAACATGCTGCCCTGCCTCAAGCCGGGCGGCCACTTCGTCGTCGGCCATGCGGAATCGCTGCACGGTCTCACCGACCGCCTGCGGACCGTCAGGCCGACGATCTATCGCAAGCCAGACTGA
- a CDS encoding chemotaxis protein CheD yields the protein MSNPRDLERLARNVNPGAWAIEGERPLATLLGSCVAVCLWDPTLRIGGLNHFMLPRHEKSANRDLDVLLCGNYCMEALLNGMIGRGARKQRLQGKAFGGGNVISSLSGISIGERNAEFACEWLAREGISLLASDLMGPWSRKVVLDPQTGDVFCKRGQTSQSIVEAERSYARTLVVAPKKTDIELF from the coding sequence GTGAGCAACCCTCGCGATCTCGAGCGACTGGCGCGCAACGTCAATCCCGGCGCCTGGGCGATCGAAGGCGAGCGGCCGCTCGCGACACTGCTCGGCTCGTGCGTCGCCGTCTGCCTCTGGGACCCGACACTGCGGATCGGCGGCCTCAACCATTTCATGCTGCCACGCCACGAGAAATCAGCCAACCGCGACCTCGACGTGCTACTCTGCGGCAACTACTGCATGGAAGCGCTGCTGAACGGCATGATCGGCCGCGGCGCACGGAAGCAGCGCCTGCAGGGCAAGGCCTTTGGCGGTGGCAACGTCATTTCGTCACTCAGCGGCATCAGCATCGGCGAACGCAACGCCGAATTCGCGTGCGAGTGGCTGGCGCGCGAGGGCATCAGCCTGCTGGCCTCGGACCTGATGGGGCCCTGGTCACGCAAGGTCGTCCTCGACCCGCAGACCGGCGACGTCTTCTGCAAGCGCGGCCAGACCAGCCAGAGCATCGTCGAAGCCGAGAGGTCGTACGCCCGCACCCTCGTCGTGGCGCCGAAGAAGACCGACATCGAACTCTTCTGA
- a CDS encoding PAS domain-containing protein gives MNTKTTVRIERRLAACIDLGSPWAAVLAQAGIAVAILDAEFTFLRVSQGYADAIGKPPDFFPGRHYFALFPHAASEAVFREVRDSGVAQARAALPARPRPGHGGDLDRWHWSLTPFGSHARAATTHYLILTIRHPAAPLAGEVGEPVGERRFRGLFEALTSGFALHEIVLDATGQACDYRFLEANPAFEAITGLDRSWIIGRCASAVMPQLDRRWMERYAAVALSGDGAQFDDYRSDLDRQYRLTAYSPEYGQVAVIYDDVTALRRPLPDVGGAHRPREGGR, from the coding sequence ATGAACACAAAGACCACCGTGAGAATCGAACGTCGACTCGCCGCCTGCATCGACCTGGGCTCGCCATGGGCGGCGGTCCTCGCGCAGGCCGGGATCGCCGTGGCCATACTCGACGCGGAGTTCACCTTCCTGCGGGTCAGCCAGGGCTACGCGGACGCCATCGGCAAGCCGCCGGATTTCTTCCCGGGTCGCCACTACTTTGCACTCTTTCCGCACGCCGCCAGCGAGGCGGTGTTTCGCGAGGTCCGCGATTCGGGCGTCGCGCAGGCGCGCGCCGCTCTGCCCGCCCGCCCGCGACCCGGACACGGCGGCGATCTCGATCGCTGGCATTGGTCTCTGACCCCGTTCGGCAGCCACGCGCGGGCTGCCACCACGCACTACCTGATACTGACGATCCGGCATCCCGCGGCACCGCTCGCCGGGGAGGTCGGCGAACCGGTCGGCGAAAGGCGCTTTCGCGGCCTGTTCGAAGCGCTGACTTCCGGCTTCGCACTGCATGAGATCGTCCTCGATGCCACCGGCCAGGCCTGCGACTACCGCTTCCTCGAGGCCAATCCAGCCTTCGAGGCGATCACCGGCCTCGACCGCTCGTGGATCATCGGCCGCTGCGCCAGCGCCGTCATGCCGCAGCTCGACCGCCGCTGGATGGAACGTTATGCGGCGGTCGCCCTCAGCGGCGACGGCGCGCAGTTCGACGACTACCGCAGCGACCTCGACCGCCAGTATCGGCTCACCGCCTACTCTCCGGAATACGGCCAGGTCGCCGTCATCTACGACGACGTGACCGCGCTCAGGCGTCCGCTGCCGGATGTTGGCGGAGCACACCGACCACGGGAGGGCGGCCGGTGA